A single window of Cuculus canorus isolate bCucCan1 unplaced genomic scaffold, bCucCan1.pri scaffold_82_arrow_ctg1, whole genome shotgun sequence DNA harbors:
- the LOC128850813 gene encoding hydrocephalus-inducing protein homolog: MDTNIPDLAFHFPVQPQRGTLTTSGKPMQVQLLFHSKMEMNNEDKPILHCQVMDPSISEGGEIITVIPVRVSAKAAFSKYSISPASLINFGVTLKGTRKTRTFTLENKGVLAFQFYIQALSERR; encoded by the exons ATGGATACCAACATACCCGACTTGGCATTCCACTTCCCTGTCCAGCCACAGCGGGGCACGCTGACCACCTCTGGGAAGCCTATGCAGGtccagctgctcttccactCCAAGATGGAAATGAACAATGAAGATAAACCCATCCTGCACTGCCAG GTGATGGATCCCAGCATCTCTGAAGGAGGTGAGATCATCACCGTGATCCCAGTGAGGGTGTCGGCGAAAGCTGCATTCAGCAAGTACAGCATTTCCCCTGCTTCACTCATCAACTTTGGTGTCACGCTGAAGGGCACCAGGAAAACCCGCACCTTCACGCTGGAGAACAAAGGCGTCCTGGCCTTTCAATTCTACATCCAAGCACTGTCAGAGCGCAGGTGA